One genomic segment of Motacilla alba alba isolate MOTALB_02 chromosome 1A, Motacilla_alba_V1.0_pri, whole genome shotgun sequence includes these proteins:
- the HELB gene encoding DNA helicase B isoform X2 yields MRSWRPPGRRCRPRCPRAAPECHVPEDWKEKFFAWLPMESVLSFSNLEEKLKQFQVSQLQPRGIERDTKDYNIFHYVSKSFAGKAVLGALAFPRILEFLPVLLPRHFRCLLDKICWERKADVDGEEVADEMGAKLDEILKDEPWKLGFSRIMYKELNIPYCEATWAAFCQCEHLLWKIPDLQKNALILYDQLKTCCRQMGHTYEDQDELAGLVSKHMSIEHVWQSLEFLKDQNVVIREKKLVFLPHLYKSEKDIAMYVRDLLANHTWKLDVDVEKILSISEAPGETADKKMNITQAQEIEENNPDNHNGENRFPEKELGSISGIQSKAEVDKDQVIAVKKICSNPVTIISGKGGCGKSTIVSCLFRHLKQMEKEVEAASKDFEGDLDASEEWNTFDHQWESENMYAKKYLNVLFTAPTGRATSLLREKTQLPAYTLHQIIYSFKSWRRSGQEQPWKFSTVTVLIVDEGSLVSVHILSLVLKLLCEHAQLAKLIILGDTKQLPSIDPGNMLADIFEGLKSRGFSVELRTNHRAESQLIVDNASRISHRQLPEFDEVLKVSAWNEEMTMPIPEKKFIFIALPADGNCENLQTAIKILLKKGPGLEDAKQSQFIAFRRQDCDLINELCCQHYSNHLTRDHKNRLLFQTGDKIASTRNVYLKDLLATCGVREDSNGQECRSGETTLTAESNEEGKRLCNGDIFFITGDAEVDKQRLLTISSTYSSSFTVNYTALRKLCHIKHAWARTIHTFQGSEERTVVYVVGKAGRQHWQHVYTAVTRGRCRVYIVAEELHLWKAVKKKEITRKTRLQRFLREAIAETNNYPKQMPSPLMKCWQSQELETQSVSATQGAPDPPELHSDLMIQEGSSVLSKEKMDSLQQSPCKRQIPAPEDATEIPPTIVEESPLGSSRLKNLTLGQQIPRKLFKS; encoded by the exons TTGCAGGAAAGGCGGTATTGGGAGCTCTGGCTTTTCCAAGGATACTGGAGTTCTTGCCAGTTCTTCTGCCACGCCACTTTCGCTGCCTGTTAGATAAGATATGTTGGGAAAGAAAGGCTGATGTGGATGGTGAGGAGGTAGCTGATGAGATGGGAGCAAAACTGGATGAGATACTAAAGGATGAGCCATGGAAACTTGGATTCAGCAGG ATTATGTATAAGGAGTTGAACATTCCTTACTGTGAGGCAACATGGGCTGCCTTCTGTCAGTGTGAACATCTCCTCTGGAAGATTCCTGACTTGCAGAAGAATGCATTAATTCTGTATGATCAGCTCAAGACATGCTGTAGACAAATGGGACACACGTACGAAGATCAAGATGAATTAGCCGGTTTGGTATCCAAACACATGTCCATCGAGCATGTTTGGCAATCTCTTGAATTTTTGAAAGATCAGAATGTAGTGATTAGGGAGAAAAAGCTGGTGTTTTTGCCTCATCTTTACAAATCTGAAAAAGACATTGCAATGTATGTACGTGACCTTCTGGCAAACCACACATGGAAACTGGATGTGGATGTCGAAAAGATACTTAGCATTTCTGAGGCACCAGGAGAAACTGcagataaaaaaatgaatattacCCAGGCACAGGAAATAGAGGAAAATAATCCAGACAATCATAATGGTGAAAATCGCTTTCCTGAAAAGGAGTTGGGCTCTATATCTGGTATCCAAAGTAAAGCAGAGGTAGACAAAGATCAGGTGattgctgtaaaaaaaatttgttctaATCCTGTCACAATCATAAGTGGAAAAGGAGGCTGTGGGAAGAGTACAATAGTTAGCTGCCTTTTTCGTCATttaaagcaaatggaaaaagaagtgGAAGCTGCTTCTAAGGACTTTGAAGGAGACTTGGATGCATCTGAGGAATGGAATACATTTGATCACCAGTGGGAATCAGAGAATATGTATgcaaaaaaatacttgaatgTACTATTCACTGCACCTACAGGGAGGGCCACAAGtcttttgagagaaaaaacGCAGCTTCCTGCATATACATTGCATCAG ATTATCTATAGTTTTAAATCATGGAGGCGGAGTGGCCAAGAACAGCCCTGGAAATTTTCTACAGTTACTGTTCTCATTGTGGATGAAGGAAGTTTGGTGTCTGTACACATTCTTAGTTTAGTTTTGAAACTCTTGTGTGAGCATGCTCAGCTTGCTAAACTTATTATTCTAG GTGATACTAAACAGCTACCAAGCATAGACCCTGGAAACATGTTAGCTGACATCTTTGAGGGTCTAAAATCAAGAGGCTTTTCTGTGGAACTGCGAACTAACCACAGAGCTGAATCACAACTAATTGTAGACAACGCGTCAAG AATCTCTCACCGGCAGCTTCCTGAATTTGATGAGGTGCTGAAAGTTTCTGCTTGGAATGAGGAAATGACAATGCCAATCCcagagaagaaatttatttttattgctttgccTGCTGACGGGAATTGTGAGA atttacaAACTGCAATAAAGATTTTACTTAAAAAAGGACCAGGATTGGAGGATGCCAAACAATCACAATTCATTGCTTTCAGAAG GCAAGATTGTGATCTAATAAATGAACTTTGTTGCCAACACTATTCAAATCATTTAACCAG AGACCATAAGAACAGACTTTTATTTCAAACTGGGGACAAGATTGCCAGCACACGCAATGTTTATCTCAAGGATCTCTTGGCAACCTGTGGTGTCAGAGAGGATTCTAATGGCCAGGAATGCAGAAGTGGAGAAACCACACTCACTGCAGAGTCTAATGAGGAGGGCAAACGACTCTGCAATGgagatatatttttcataacaGGG gATGCAGAAGTTGATAAGCAGCGCTTGCTGACCATCAGCAGCACGTACAGCTCCTCGTTCACTGTGAACTACACGGCACTGAGGAAGCTGTGTCACATAAAGCATGCCTGGGCCAGAACTATTCACACATTCCAG GGCTCGGAGGAAAGGACCGTGGTGTACGTGGTTGGCAAAGCCGGCcggcagcactggcagcacgTGTACACAGCTGTGACCAGGGGGCGCTGCCGCGTCTACATcgtggctgaggagctgcaccTCTGGAAAGCAGTAAAGAAGAAGGAGATCACCAGAAAAACACGTTTGCAGAGATTCTTGAGAGAGGCAATTGCAGAAACAAACAACTATCCCAAACAAATGCCCTCTCCCCTGATGAAGTGCTGGCAAAGTCAAGAGCTGGAGACTCAGTCTGTTTCTGCTACTCAAGGTGCTCCTGACCCACCTGAACTTCACAGTGACCTCATGATACAGGAAGGGTCATCAGTTCTCAGTAAAGAGAAGATGGACAGTTTGCAGCAAAGTCCATGTAAAAGACAAATCCCTGCACCTGAGGATGCTACAGAAATACCCCCT aCAATAGTAGAAGAATCCCCACTTGGATCTTCCAGACTTAAGAATCTAACATTGGGACAGCAAATTCCTAGGAAGCTTTTCAAAAGCTAA